In Blautia wexlerae DSM 19850, a single window of DNA contains:
- a CDS encoding ABC transporter ATP-binding protein — translation MEILKVQGLCKTYGKGEAKVEALKKVSFSLNKGEFAAVVGESGSGKSTLLNCIGALDTPTSGQILVDGQDLFSMKEEQRTIFRRRNIGFIFQSFQLVSELNVEQNIMFPLLLDYRKPDPAAVEEILELLGLAERRHHLPSQLSGGQQQRVAIGRALITKPKLILADEPTGNLDSQNSQDVIALLTQASRRYQQTILMITHNKNLTASVDRVFRVSDGVLTDLGGKTDEALS, via the coding sequence ATGGAAATATTGAAAGTACAGGGTTTATGCAAAACCTATGGCAAGGGTGAAGCGAAAGTTGAAGCATTGAAAAAGGTTTCCTTTTCGCTGAATAAGGGTGAGTTTGCTGCCGTTGTGGGAGAATCCGGCTCTGGTAAAAGCACACTGCTAAACTGTATCGGTGCTTTGGATACCCCTACTTCCGGCCAAATTTTGGTAGATGGACAAGACCTGTTTTCCATGAAAGAGGAACAGCGCACGATTTTCCGCCGTCGTAATATCGGCTTTATCTTCCAATCCTTTCAGTTGGTTTCCGAGCTGAATGTGGAGCAGAATATCATGTTTCCGCTTCTCTTGGACTATCGCAAGCCAGACCCGGCAGCGGTAGAAGAAATTTTGGAACTCTTGGGCCTTGCCGAACGTCGGCACCACCTGCCGAGCCAACTATCCGGCGGCCAGCAGCAGCGTGTCGCCATTGGCCGGGCGTTAATCACAAAGCCCAAACTGATTCTGGCGGATGAACCTACTGGAAATCTGGACAGCCAGAACAGTCAGGATGTTATTGCCCTGCTCACACAGGCATCCCGCCGCTATCAGCAAACAATCCTGATGATTACCCACAACAAAAATTTGACAGCATCCGTTGATCGGGTATTCCGGGTATCGGATGGTGTCCTCACGGATTTGGGAGGGAAAACAGATGAAGCGTTATCTTGA
- a CDS encoding DNA-directed RNA polymerase sigma-70 factor, translating to MSKNREERTNYYLYIDGQAVLVSEQVYHVYQHYERKEEYFSYDLKTEKFQKETATFLPSREDSFERLLEQDKQFSASGQPVEEQAVSSVWLEELLQHLSADERIILHKLYFEDKSERIVSTELGISKTALHHRKVKLLQKLKKILENMGKA from the coding sequence ATGAGTAAAAATCGTGAAGAAAGGACAAATTATTATCTTTACATAGATGGACAGGCTGTGCTGGTAAGCGAACAGGTTTACCATGTGTATCAGCACTACGAGCGGAAAGAAGAATACTTTTCCTACGATTTGAAAACGGAAAAGTTCCAGAAAGAAACCGCAACTTTCCTGCCCAGCAGAGAGGATTCCTTTGAGCGCCTGCTGGAACAGGACAAGCAGTTTTCCGCTTCCGGTCAGCCCGTGGAGGAACAAGCTGTCTCGTCCGTTTGGCTGGAGGAATTATTACAACATCTGTCAGCGGATGAGAGGATTATTCTCCACAAACTGTATTTCGAGGATAAGTCAGAACGGATTGTCAGCACAGAGCTTGGAATTTCCAAAACAGCTCTGCATCACCGCAAAGTCAAGCTGCTTCAAAAATTAAAAAAAATTTTAGAAAACATGGGGAAAGCATAG
- a CDS encoding ABC transporter permease, which yields MKRYLDLVPISAKIHRKQSRMSIFCIVLAVFLVTTIFGMADMFIRSQILQAQMDGGNFHVGLRYVTDEDCSLIAKRPAVKAAARYGVLNYRGEDGYTLSGKTAIIMGCDAPWFSDMMVDGIAEGNFPQTESEAMLTQSAKDRLGFQIGDTVVIDGPDGEKLTYIISGFCKDAMKTTSEDSIGVSITTDAFRSIYPAVKHETLEDYDSVCYVQFENPWNARREIQQLKADLGLSDEQVYENVKLMGMYGQSDSSKMMQIYVVAAILFVLVLAAGVMMIASSLNSNVAQRTEFFGLMRCIGATPKQVIRLVRKEALLWCRFAIPAGIGAGVVVIWILCAVLRILSPEYFAQMPALGLSIPSILAGILVGLLTVLLAARSPAKKAARVSPLAAVSGNANGQQPAKRAANTRLFKVETALGVHHATASRKNLILMAGSFALSIILFLSFSVTVDFMKHSLTPLRPWTADLSIISPDHSLSVDSGILGKLKENPAVKAAYGRMFAYDLPMEGAIEPQKADLLTYEENQFGWAKEYLLEGSLDTVASQPGTALIVYEPETTIQVGDTVTLDIGGKNQQLQIAGMLSTAPFGNANDTALLICSEDTFRQLSGTSNYTIVDIQLTNKATDEDVNAIQQIAGTSYTFSDERMSNSSVRGTYYCFCLFIYGFLVLIALITVFNIINSITMSVAARTRQYGVFRAIGLSTRQLKKMIIAEACVYTITGSIIGTVLGLICNQKLFEMLITSFWGDAWGIPWMELTIILFIMILAVIFAVRGPVRKIHKMSIVDTISAQ from the coding sequence ATGAAGCGTTATCTTGACCTTGTTCCCATATCCGCAAAAATTCACAGGAAACAAAGCCGGATGTCCATTTTCTGTATCGTGCTGGCGGTATTTCTGGTTACAACGATTTTCGGCATGGCAGATATGTTTATCCGCAGCCAGATTTTGCAGGCTCAGATGGATGGCGGGAACTTTCATGTCGGTCTGCGGTATGTTACCGATGAGGACTGCTCTCTGATTGCCAAACGTCCCGCTGTCAAAGCCGCCGCCCGTTATGGCGTTCTCAACTATCGTGGAGAGGACGGCTATACTCTATCCGGGAAAACAGCTATTATTATGGGCTGCGATGCGCCGTGGTTTTCGGATATGATGGTTGATGGTATTGCGGAAGGAAATTTCCCTCAGACAGAATCTGAAGCCATGCTGACGCAAAGTGCAAAAGACCGTCTGGGATTTCAAATCGGTGATACCGTTGTCATAGATGGACCTGACGGTGAGAAACTGACCTATATTATTTCTGGATTCTGTAAAGACGCCATGAAAACTACCAGTGAGGATTCCATAGGAGTTTCCATCACCACGGACGCATTCCGTTCGATTTATCCCGCTGTCAAGCATGAAACTCTGGAGGATTACGACAGCGTTTGCTATGTTCAGTTTGAAAACCCCTGGAATGCCCGCCGGGAGATTCAACAGCTGAAAGCGGACCTCGGGCTGTCCGATGAACAGGTCTATGAAAATGTCAAGCTCATGGGCATGTATGGTCAGAGCGACAGCTCCAAGATGATGCAGATCTACGTAGTGGCCGCCATCCTGTTTGTACTGGTGCTGGCTGCGGGCGTCATGATGATTGCCAGCAGCTTGAACAGCAATGTGGCCCAGCGCACAGAGTTTTTTGGCTTGATGCGGTGTATCGGAGCCACTCCCAAACAGGTGATTCGATTGGTTCGCAAGGAAGCCCTCCTCTGGTGCCGGTTTGCAATCCCGGCAGGGATTGGAGCAGGCGTCGTGGTGATCTGGATTCTCTGCGCTGTGTTACGGATTCTCAGTCCAGAATATTTTGCACAGATGCCGGCTTTGGGGCTGAGTATCCCCAGTATCCTGGCGGGAATCCTGGTGGGGCTTCTGACCGTTTTGCTGGCGGCCCGTTCTCCCGCCAAAAAAGCGGCCAGAGTATCGCCCCTGGCGGCAGTTTCTGGCAATGCGAATGGGCAGCAACCTGCAAAAAGAGCGGCCAACACCCGCCTTTTCAAGGTGGAAACGGCATTGGGCGTCCATCATGCCACGGCAAGCAGGAAAAATCTGATTTTGATGGCGGGTTCTTTTGCGCTCAGCATCATCCTGTTTCTCTCTTTTTCTGTGACTGTGGATTTTATGAAGCATTCTCTGACGCCTCTGCGTCCCTGGACAGCGGATCTGTCCATTATCAGTCCGGATCATTCCCTGTCTGTGGACAGCGGGATTCTGGGAAAATTAAAGGAGAATCCCGCCGTAAAAGCTGCCTATGGGCGGATGTTTGCCTATGACCTGCCCATGGAGGGCGCGATCGAACCCCAAAAAGCCGACCTGCTTACCTACGAGGAGAACCAGTTTGGGTGGGCGAAGGAATACCTGTTGGAAGGATCTTTAGACACTGTCGCAAGCCAACCTGGAACGGCCCTGATTGTCTATGAACCGGAAACTACGATCCAAGTTGGTGATACCGTCACCTTGGACATTGGCGGGAAGAATCAGCAGCTCCAGATAGCCGGAATGCTTTCCACCGCCCCCTTTGGCAACGCCAACGATACGGCTCTGCTCATCTGTTCCGAGGACACTTTCCGGCAGCTCAGCGGGACATCGAACTACACGATCGTTGACATCCAGCTGACAAACAAAGCTACAGACGAGGATGTCAACGCCATCCAGCAGATAGCAGGGACTTCGTACACTTTCTCCGATGAACGGATGAGCAACAGCAGTGTCAGGGGCACTTATTATTGTTTTTGCCTGTTCATTTATGGATTCCTAGTATTGATTGCCCTGATTACTGTGTTCAATATTATTAACAGCATCACCATGAGCGTTGCGGCAAGAACCAGGCAGTACGGCGTATTCCGGGCGATTGGACTCAGTACCCGCCAACTCAAAAAAATGATTATCGCTGAGGCCTGTGTTTACACGATTACTGGCAGTATCATCGGCACTGTACTGGGCCTGATCTGTAATCAAAAACTCTTTGAAATGTTGATTACATCCTTTTGGGGAGATGCCTGGGGAATTCCATGGATGGAATTGACGATTATCCTTTTCATCATGATTTTAGCGGTGATATTTGCGGTGCGTGGGCCAGTGCGGAAAATCCACAAGATGTCCATTGTTGACACGATCAGCGCACAATAA
- a CDS encoding recombinase family protein gives MTTKTYNVGIYCRLSNDDERDGESVSIENQKLLLQNYVQQRGWNEVDTYIDDGYSGTNFDRPGVKRLIEDAKAKRINVILVKDLSRFGRNYIEFGQYTDYLFPSLGCRFIALNNGIDTESTNGSTDVMCFLNLFNEFYSRDTSKKVKAVKKACAENGKFMGTYPAYGYKRDPADKHHLVIDEDTAPIVRRIFEMRAAGTGFHAIAVTLNEEGIPSPGVLYYQRKGQSDPRRVNHKWADQTVKNIVRSEVYIGNMIQGKTGTLSYKSRKLVGKPEEEWIRVEGTHEPIISQELWDTVVSIDKKKVRKSFSADGYKSIFTGLVYCADCGFKMRNQVERFTYKDGTPGRYSSFICGNYSRSGKGACTIHTIYENVLTQLVLEDIREKARFAEYDPEQLVQQIIRLKDKEAKSRLSSCEQELKTYTARLSELERLMQNLYEDKCAGTIPQTVFQTLMHKYEAERAKKSEAIPELEHKVKSYLENRTDADRWLTIIRQYTEITELDESILFELVDRIEVGETKKVGGQRICDLRVYYRYVGNVDAALSQEERRQPLEEAI, from the coding sequence ATGACTACAAAAACATACAACGTCGGCATCTACTGCCGTTTGAGTAACGACGATGAACGCGACGGCGAATCCGTCAGTATCGAGAACCAGAAACTGCTGCTTCAGAACTATGTACAGCAGCGGGGCTGGAATGAGGTTGATACCTATATCGACGATGGATATTCAGGTACGAATTTTGACCGTCCTGGGGTCAAACGACTAATAGAGGATGCCAAGGCCAAGCGGATCAATGTGATTCTGGTCAAGGACCTGTCCCGTTTTGGCCGTAACTACATCGAATTTGGACAGTACACAGACTACCTGTTCCCATCCCTGGGCTGTCGGTTTATCGCTCTGAACAACGGCATTGACACGGAAAGCACCAATGGCAGCACCGATGTCATGTGCTTTTTGAACTTATTTAACGAATTTTATAGCCGCGATACCAGCAAGAAAGTCAAGGCAGTTAAAAAAGCCTGCGCTGAAAACGGCAAATTCATGGGAACCTACCCCGCCTATGGCTACAAGCGGGACCCGGCGGATAAGCACCATCTGGTGATCGACGAGGACACCGCCCCGATTGTGCGCCGTATCTTTGAGATGCGGGCAGCCGGAACAGGGTTTCACGCCATCGCCGTCACGCTGAACGAAGAAGGCATCCCGTCCCCCGGTGTGCTGTACTACCAGCGCAAGGGACAGAGCGATCCGCGCCGGGTCAACCACAAATGGGCAGACCAGACGGTGAAAAACATCGTCCGCAGCGAGGTTTATATCGGCAACATGATCCAGGGAAAAACCGGAACGCTGTCGTATAAGTCTCGCAAACTCGTGGGCAAACCGGAGGAAGAATGGATTCGTGTGGAAGGGACCCATGAACCGATTATCTCACAGGAGCTGTGGGATACCGTGGTCAGCATTGACAAAAAGAAGGTACGGAAATCTTTTTCCGCTGATGGCTATAAGAGTATCTTCACCGGCCTTGTGTACTGTGCGGACTGCGGCTTCAAAATGAGAAATCAGGTGGAGCGATTCACCTATAAAGACGGAACACCGGGGCGGTACAGTTCCTTTATTTGCGGCAACTACTCCCGCAGCGGCAAGGGAGCCTGCACCATTCACACTATCTATGAAAATGTGCTGACCCAGCTGGTGTTGGAGGACATTCGGGAAAAGGCCCGTTTTGCAGAATATGACCCGGAGCAGCTGGTCCAGCAGATCATCCGCCTAAAGGATAAGGAAGCAAAAAGCCGCCTTTCCTCCTGTGAACAGGAGCTGAAAACATACACAGCGCGGCTTTCCGAGCTGGAACGGCTGATGCAGAATCTCTACGAGGATAAATGTGCCGGAACCATTCCGCAGACCGTTTTTCAAACCTTGATGCACAAATATGAAGCGGAACGGGCAAAAAAGTCCGAAGCCATCCCGGAACTGGAACACAAGGTCAAAAGCTATCTGGAAAACCGCACGGATGCGGACCGCTGGCTGACCATTATCCGCCAATACACAGAGATTACCGAGCTGGATGAATCCATTCTCTTTGAACTGGTGGACCGCATTGAGGTGGGAGAAACCAAAAAAGTGGGTGGACAGCGGATTTGTGACCTCCGTGTTTACTACCGCTATGTCGGAAATGTGGACGCGGCGCTGTCGCAGGAAGAAAGGAGGCAGCCACTTGAAGAAGCAATATAA
- a CDS encoding recombinase family protein, whose protein sequence is MKKQYKVGIYCRLSVDDASNSAKAKNYIPGDESASIENQYEILSKFVMLNGWMEVKTYRDDGYSGGNFQRPGFLEMLEDARHGLINLILVKDLSRLGRDFVEVGRYTDVIFPSLGCRFVSVLDCLDSEGDNTDMLHFRSLMNDYHLKDLSGKIKSVLYAKKKSGQYLTAYAPYGYRKSDEDKHRLVVDEEAAAVVREIYQMRCSGMAYGKIAAALNKKGILSPRWYWELHYGKKGGCKYSKLWTYATVKNILNDTVYLGIVTQNRTGSRSYKDKTMIQKPETEWICHEDVHEAIIDRELWETVQEKNRAVKQQVANHAAPMPALFTGKLVCADCGHPLAATRETQRRKNGTSKRYVSYICSHFATTGRSACSWHRIYEISLKTLVLNEIRAHSQAIAQDENAVLDKLRQQILSESTARQEDSKLEISRLRRRIGELEHMTAKLYEDKVSGIINNDTFAVLIQKSEQERIQKAERLEVLLAEERKAQQEVENIRQWASIVCRYLDVQELDREIVEELIDHIEIGERSVIDGQRHQDIKIFYRFVGVV, encoded by the coding sequence TTGAAGAAGCAATATAAGGTCGGCATTTACTGCCGCCTGAGCGTGGATGATGCCTCCAATTCCGCAAAGGCAAAAAACTATATACCCGGCGATGAATCTGCCAGCATAGAGAACCAGTACGAAATCCTCTCCAAATTTGTCATGCTCAACGGCTGGATGGAGGTCAAGACCTATCGGGACGATGGGTACAGCGGTGGGAATTTTCAGCGGCCCGGATTTTTGGAAATGCTGGAGGATGCCCGCCACGGCCTGATTAACCTGATTCTGGTCAAAGACCTGTCCCGCCTGGGGCGTGACTTTGTGGAGGTAGGCCGCTATACGGATGTGATTTTCCCATCCCTGGGCTGCCGGTTTGTATCTGTGCTGGATTGTCTGGACAGCGAGGGTGACAACACCGATATGCTGCACTTCCGCAGTCTGATGAACGACTATCATCTAAAGGACCTGTCGGGGAAAATCAAATCGGTGCTGTACGCCAAAAAGAAAAGCGGCCAATATCTGACCGCCTATGCTCCTTACGGATACCGCAAGAGCGACGAGGATAAACACCGGCTGGTGGTGGATGAAGAAGCCGCCGCTGTGGTGCGGGAAATCTATCAGATGCGCTGTTCCGGCATGGCCTACGGTAAGATTGCGGCGGCGCTGAACAAGAAAGGCATCCTTTCTCCCCGCTGGTATTGGGAACTGCACTACGGGAAAAAAGGCGGCTGCAAATACTCCAAACTGTGGACCTATGCCACGGTGAAAAATATTCTGAACGATACTGTTTATCTCGGCATAGTCACACAAAACCGTACCGGCTCCCGTTCCTACAAGGATAAGACCATGATACAGAAGCCGGAAACAGAATGGATTTGCCATGAGGATGTCCACGAAGCAATCATTGACCGGGAACTGTGGGAAACGGTTCAGGAAAAGAACCGGGCAGTGAAACAGCAGGTGGCAAATCATGCCGCCCCTATGCCCGCCCTGTTCACCGGCAAACTGGTCTGTGCCGATTGTGGGCATCCTCTGGCAGCCACCCGCGAGACCCAGCGCAGAAAAAACGGGACATCCAAGCGATATGTTTCCTATATCTGCTCCCACTTTGCCACCACCGGACGCAGTGCCTGTTCCTGGCATCGGATTTATGAAATCTCGCTGAAAACGCTGGTGCTGAATGAAATCAGGGCGCACAGTCAAGCAATAGCGCAGGATGAAAATGCTGTGCTGGACAAGCTGAGACAGCAGATACTTTCCGAAAGCACAGCCAGGCAAGAGGATTCCAAACTGGAAATCAGCCGGTTGCGGCGGCGTATCGGAGAGCTGGAACACATGACCGCCAAACTTTACGAGGATAAGGTCAGCGGCATAATCAATAACGATACCTTTGCGGTCCTGATTCAGAAAAGTGAACAGGAACGCATCCAAAAGGCAGAGCGTCTGGAGGTTCTTCTGGCAGAGGAACGAAAAGCCCAGCAAGAGGTTGAAAATATCCGACAATGGGCAAGCATCGTCTGCCGCTATCTGGATGTGCAGGAGCTTGACCGGGAAATCGTTGAGGAACTGATTGACCATATCGAGATCGGAGAACGCTCCGTCATAGACGGCCAGCGCCATCAGGACATTAAAATCTTTTACCGCTTTGTTGGTGTGGTATAA
- a CDS encoding sensor histidine kinase codes for MSLYQDRQIKGFLLFLTLFALLFVGTATVLTIYQVNDAEVLWLKHDEAVSSSLLKQGVPKEVIAVAFTNTDISEDGRSLLAAAGLGKQTEIGMRPFLNQFQLSTFCSMLCAAAFLLLVLAIGVFIFFWKRKRLYQQADKVLMHYINGDYSCHLPQNYEGGIFQIFSSVEQLATMLQSKNETEHQAKEFLKDTISDISHQLKTPLAALAMYQEIIESEPENAETVKQFAAKMGVSLKRMEQLILSMLKITRLDTGNIVFEKKSCRVSELIAHSINELTTRAKSENKQIQIDGDGEQQLICDMDWTGEAIGNIVKNALDHTQAGGIVRITWDRTPAMFRIFISDNGNGIAPEDIHHIFKRFYRSKHSLDTQGIGLGLPLAKSIIEGQSGVISVQSEVGKGTLFTLSFLTEL; via the coding sequence ATGAGCTTGTACCAAGATAGACAGATTAAAGGGTTCCTGCTGTTTTTGACTTTGTTTGCTCTGCTGTTTGTAGGTACAGCAACCGTTTTGACTATTTATCAGGTGAACGATGCGGAAGTCCTGTGGCTCAAACACGATGAAGCAGTTTCATCCTCACTTTTGAAACAGGGTGTTCCGAAAGAAGTGATTGCAGTTGCCTTTACGAACACAGACATCAGTGAAGATGGTAGGTCATTATTAGCGGCTGCGGGTTTGGGAAAACAGACAGAAATCGGTATGCGGCCTTTTCTCAATCAATTTCAACTCTCTACTTTTTGCTCCATGCTATGTGCGGCGGCATTTTTACTCCTTGTGCTTGCCATAGGCGTATTCATTTTTTTCTGGAAACGGAAGCGATTGTACCAGCAGGCGGACAAAGTATTGATGCATTACATCAATGGGGACTACTCCTGTCATTTACCGCAGAATTATGAGGGAGGCATCTTCCAAATATTTTCCTCGGTGGAGCAGCTTGCAACCATGCTCCAATCCAAAAATGAAACAGAGCATCAAGCAAAAGAGTTTTTGAAAGATACCATATCGGATATATCCCACCAGCTCAAAACGCCGCTGGCTGCCCTCGCCATGTATCAGGAGATTATCGAGAGTGAGCCGGAAAATGCGGAAACGGTAAAGCAGTTTGCGGCGAAGATGGGAGTTTCCCTGAAACGCATGGAGCAGCTAATCTTATCCATGCTGAAAATAACCCGGCTGGATACGGGAAATATCGTTTTTGAGAAAAAAAGCTGTCGTGTGTCCGAGCTGATTGCTCATTCGATCAATGAATTAACCACAAGGGCTAAAAGCGAAAACAAACAGATTCAGATAGATGGCGACGGTGAACAGCAGCTTATTTGTGATATGGATTGGACAGGTGAAGCGATTGGAAACATCGTAAAAAATGCGCTGGATCACACACAAGCTGGCGGAATTGTCCGTATTACATGGGATCGCACGCCTGCCATGTTTCGGATTTTTATTTCTGATAATGGTAACGGCATAGCCCCGGAAGATATTCACCATATCTTCAAACGCTTTTATCGCAGCAAACATTCCCTTGATACACAAGGGATCGGGCTGGGGCTTCCCCTTGCCAAGTCCATTATTGAGGGTCAAAGCGGTGTTATCTCCGTACAAAGCGAAGTCGGAAAAGGTACGCTGTTTACACTATCTTTCCTTACGGAACTGTAA
- a CDS encoding IS110 family transposase, whose protein sequence is MKDLLEISCGLDVHKEKIVACILTGPLGKPTRSEIREFSTLIPDMIALRNWIVSKNCHHVAMESTGIYWMPIYEILEDAFSGDITLLVVNARHMKNVPGKKTDMRDSEWISTLLRAGLLNGSFIPEKRIREFRDLNRYRKSVIRDITSQKNRIEKFLQSSGFRLSSFISDIFGASGRNIILHLVEHGQIDKTALDSCLKTKTRNRIDEILMSVNGTLSEHQKAFLRILMTHYDSLKKHLAEIETSLEEDMAPFALQVEQLNSIYGISTTASCAIIAEIGIDMKPFKTAEHICSWAGLCPGNNESAGKRKSTSVTKGNPYIKSMLCEIAWVIAGKRNTYLSAWYWRIKQKKGAKKAIVALARKLLVIIYTMLKQGTLFDESCFETRRKHCEQKQLSRYIRELEKHGYHVEAQS, encoded by the coding sequence ATGAAAGACCTTCTGGAAATTTCCTGTGGACTGGATGTCCACAAAGAAAAAATTGTTGCATGTATCCTGACTGGTCCTCTGGGCAAGCCAACCCGTTCTGAAATCCGTGAGTTTTCTACATTGATTCCGGATATGATAGCATTACGGAATTGGATCGTTTCTAAAAACTGCCATCATGTAGCTATGGAAAGCACCGGTATCTATTGGATGCCGATTTATGAAATACTGGAGGATGCTTTCTCTGGTGACATTACCCTGCTTGTTGTAAATGCACGCCATATGAAAAATGTTCCTGGCAAAAAGACCGATATGCGGGATTCCGAATGGATTTCCACCTTGCTTCGCGCCGGACTTTTGAACGGAAGTTTTATTCCCGAAAAAAGGATTCGGGAATTCCGCGATCTAAATCGTTACCGTAAGAGTGTCATCCGCGATATTACGTCACAGAAGAACAGGATTGAGAAATTTTTACAAAGTTCCGGCTTCCGTCTATCATCCTTTATTTCTGATATTTTTGGCGCTTCGGGTAGAAACATCATTCTGCATTTAGTTGAACATGGGCAGATTGATAAAACTGCTTTAGATTCTTGTCTCAAAACCAAGACCAGAAACCGTATTGATGAAATTCTCATGTCCGTGAACGGAACACTGTCAGAACACCAAAAGGCATTTTTAAGGATTCTCATGACTCATTATGATTCTTTAAAGAAACATCTTGCTGAAATTGAAACGAGTCTCGAGGAAGATATGGCTCCATTTGCCCTGCAGGTTGAGCAGTTGAATAGCATCTATGGAATAAGCACAACTGCTTCCTGTGCAATTATTGCTGAAATCGGTATTGATATGAAGCCGTTTAAAACTGCGGAACACATCTGCTCATGGGCCGGTTTGTGCCCAGGTAATAACGAAAGTGCTGGAAAACGAAAAAGCACCTCTGTCACAAAAGGCAATCCTTACATAAAAAGTATGCTCTGCGAAATTGCCTGGGTGATTGCAGGGAAACGCAACACTTATCTTTCGGCATGGTACTGGAGAATCAAACAGAAAAAAGGAGCCAAAAAAGCGATTGTCGCACTTGCCCGAAAACTTCTTGTCATCATCTACACAATGTTAAAACAAGGAACTCTATTTGACGAATCCTGTTTTGAAACAAGACGTAAGCACTGTGAACAAAAACAGCTTTCTCGTTATATACGGGAATTGGAAAAACATGGTTATCATGTGGAAGCTCAAAGCTAG